One window of the Streptomyces sp. NBC_00259 genome contains the following:
- a CDS encoding aminopeptidase P family protein, which yields MAEELTPETPDESSEEPIKQRKNGLYPEVSDELAESMKSGWADTELHGLEPIAQSAHTARRRAALSARFPGERLVIPAGNLRTRSNDTEYAFRASTEYAYLTGDQSHDGVLVLEPVGDGHEATVYLLPRSDRENGEFWLDAQGELWVGRRHSLAEAGQLLGIPAKDVRELPQQLREATGPVRNVRGHDAGIEAALTDKVTAERDEELRVFLSEARLVKDEFEIAELQKACDATARGFEDVVKVLDKAEATSERYIEGTFFLRARVEGNDIGYGSICAAGPHATTLHWVRNDGAVRPGELLLLDAGVETTELYTADVTRTLPINGRFNELQRKIYDAVYEAQEAGIAAVRPGAAYRDFHDAAQRVLAARLVEWGLLGDLDVEKVLELGLQRRWTLHGTGHMLGMDVHDCAAARRETYVGATLEAGMCLTVEPGLYFQADDLTVPEEYRGIGVRIEDDILVTEDGNRNLSAALPRRSDEVEAWMADLKG from the coding sequence GTGGCAGAGGAGCTCACCCCGGAGACCCCGGACGAGTCGAGTGAAGAGCCGATCAAGCAGCGCAAGAACGGCCTGTACCCGGAGGTCTCCGACGAGCTCGCGGAGAGCATGAAGTCCGGCTGGGCCGACACCGAGCTGCACGGTCTGGAGCCGATCGCGCAGTCCGCGCACACCGCACGCCGCCGTGCCGCCCTCTCCGCCCGCTTCCCGGGCGAGCGTCTCGTGATCCCGGCGGGCAATCTGAGGACCCGCTCGAACGACACCGAGTACGCCTTCCGCGCCTCGACCGAGTACGCCTACCTCACCGGTGACCAGAGCCACGACGGCGTCCTGGTGCTGGAGCCCGTGGGCGACGGACACGAGGCCACCGTCTATCTGCTGCCGCGCTCCGACCGTGAGAACGGCGAGTTCTGGCTCGACGCGCAGGGCGAGCTGTGGGTCGGCCGTCGCCACTCGCTGGCCGAGGCGGGACAGCTGCTCGGCATCCCGGCCAAGGACGTGCGCGAACTGCCGCAGCAGCTTCGCGAGGCGACCGGCCCGGTCCGCAACGTCCGCGGCCACGACGCCGGCATCGAGGCCGCCCTGACCGACAAGGTCACCGCGGAGCGCGACGAGGAGCTGCGCGTCTTCCTCTCCGAGGCCCGCCTCGTGAAGGACGAGTTCGAGATCGCGGAGCTGCAGAAGGCGTGCGACGCCACGGCCCGCGGCTTCGAGGACGTCGTCAAGGTCCTGGACAAGGCCGAGGCCACCAGCGAGCGCTACATCGAGGGAACGTTCTTCCTGCGCGCCCGCGTCGAGGGCAACGACATCGGCTACGGCTCCATCTGCGCGGCCGGCCCGCACGCGACCACGCTGCACTGGGTGCGCAACGACGGCGCCGTGCGCCCCGGCGAGCTGCTGCTGCTCGACGCCGGTGTGGAGACCACCGAGCTCTACACCGCCGATGTGACGCGCACGCTGCCGATCAACGGCCGCTTCAACGAGCTGCAGCGCAAGATCTACGACGCGGTGTACGAGGCCCAGGAGGCCGGTATCGCCGCGGTGCGCCCCGGCGCGGCCTACCGCGACTTCCACGACGCGGCGCAGCGCGTGCTCGCCGCCCGGCTCGTGGAGTGGGGCCTGCTCGGCGACCTCGACGTGGAGAAGGTCCTGGAGCTGGGTCTGCAGCGCCGCTGGACCCTGCACGGCACCGGCCACATGCTCGGCATGGACGTCCACGACTGCGCGGCCGCGCGCCGTGAGACGTATGTGGGGGCCACGCTGGAGGCCGGCATGTGCCTCACGGTCGAGCCGGGTCTGTACTTCCAGGCCGACGACCTGACCGTGCCCGAGGAGTACCGCGGCATCGGCGTCCGGATCGAGGACGACATCCTCGTCACCGAGGACGGCAACCGGAACCTGTCGGCCGCGCTGCCACGCAGGTCCGACGAGGTCGAGGCCTGGATGGCCGACCTCAAGGGCTGA
- a CDS encoding ATP-binding protein encodes MSIWWSLHLRREAASVPLARRLLLGAMDTAGVDPDISYDLSVALSEACANAVEHGGSAAAGSSSDAYRVTAYLDGEKCRIEVVDGGPGFPDCSHVAVPGLSAEGGRGLCLIEQLADHVYLRNRPGRGAVVSFDKVLKWREDALLRVV; translated from the coding sequence ATGAGCATCTGGTGGTCTCTCCATTTGCGGCGCGAGGCTGCGAGCGTTCCGCTCGCTCGACGTCTTCTGCTCGGTGCCATGGACACCGCGGGTGTCGATCCCGACATCTCCTACGATCTCTCGGTCGCACTGAGCGAGGCGTGTGCCAACGCCGTCGAACACGGTGGGAGCGCCGCGGCCGGTTCGTCGTCCGACGCGTACCGGGTGACGGCGTATCTGGACGGCGAGAAGTGCCGTATCGAAGTCGTGGACGGCGGGCCGGGTTTCCCGGACTGTTCGCACGTCGCGGTCCCCGGCCTCTCGGCGGAGGGCGGCCGCGGGCTCTGTCTCATCGAGCAGCTCGCCGATCACGTCTATCTGCGGAACCGGCCGGGCCGGGGCGCGGTGGTGAGCTTCGACAAGGTCCTGAAATGGCGGGAGGACGCCCTGCTCAGAGTGGTCTGA
- a CDS encoding YcnI family copper-binding membrane protein, with product MNKISRLAVASGVAASSVLLLSGTAFAHVSVQPQGEAAKGGYATVNFKVPNERDNASTVKVEVTVPAEHPLSSVMPQPVPGWKAEVTKTKLAKPLTVHGKQITEAVSKVTWTAAGGKIEPGQFQQFPVSLGRLPEDADQLVFKALQTYDNKEVVRWIEEPKEGAAEPEHPAPVLALSAATGDHHGGGAASDDKNAAAHDKKHDAADAKTTAAAASDTTARVLAVVGILVGAAGVAFGVLAGRRRAA from the coding sequence ATGAACAAGATCTCTCGCCTCGCCGTCGCCTCCGGTGTCGCCGCTTCCTCGGTGCTGCTGCTCTCCGGCACCGCCTTCGCGCACGTCAGCGTGCAGCCCCAGGGAGAGGCCGCCAAGGGCGGCTACGCCACCGTCAACTTCAAGGTGCCGAACGAGCGGGACAACGCCTCGACCGTGAAGGTGGAGGTCACCGTCCCCGCCGAGCACCCGCTGTCGTCCGTGATGCCGCAGCCGGTCCCGGGCTGGAAGGCCGAGGTCACCAAGACCAAGCTCGCCAAGCCGCTGACGGTGCACGGCAAGCAGATCACCGAGGCCGTCTCGAAGGTCACCTGGACCGCGGCCGGCGGCAAGATCGAGCCGGGCCAGTTCCAGCAGTTCCCCGTGTCGCTGGGACGGCTGCCCGAGGACGCCGACCAGCTCGTCTTCAAGGCTCTCCAGACGTACGACAACAAGGAGGTCGTGCGCTGGATCGAGGAGCCGAAGGAGGGTGCGGCGGAGCCCGAGCACCCCGCGCCCGTGCTCGCGCTGTCCGCCGCGACCGGTGACCACCACGGCGGTGGCGCCGCGAGCGACGACAAGAACGCCGCCGCCCACGACAAGAAGCACGACGCGGCGGACGCGAAGACCACGGCCGCCGCCGCCAGCGACACCACGGCCCGGGTACTCGCCGTCGTCGGCATCCTCGTCGGTGCCGCCGGTGTCGCCTTCGGCGTGCTGGCCGGCCGTCGTCGCGCTGCCTGA
- a CDS encoding SCO family protein codes for MRYKTVTAAALAVAAALTLSACGPDGGADAADGPVADVSAQPKGKAATVLDRPFEKPDLVLTDTKGKKYDFREQTKGKPTLIYFGYTHCPDVCPLTMSNIAVARKQLPKADQDKLQVVFVTTDPERDTSAELAKWLPSAGDPSFVGLTGDFPTIQAGARQLGIGIDPATKDKNGKVVSMHGAQVVAFSPKTDQGYVLYGEDTTPDDYAKDLPKIIKGENP; via the coding sequence ATGCGCTACAAGACCGTGACGGCCGCCGCCCTGGCGGTGGCGGCCGCACTGACCCTCTCCGCCTGCGGCCCCGACGGCGGGGCCGACGCGGCGGACGGCCCCGTCGCCGACGTCTCCGCCCAGCCCAAGGGCAAGGCCGCGACCGTCCTCGACCGGCCCTTCGAGAAGCCCGACCTGGTCCTGACGGACACCAAGGGCAAGAAGTACGACTTCCGCGAGCAGACCAAGGGGAAGCCGACGCTGATCTACTTCGGCTACACCCACTGCCCCGACGTCTGCCCGCTCACCATGAGCAACATCGCCGTCGCCAGGAAGCAGCTCCCCAAGGCGGACCAGGACAAGCTCCAGGTCGTCTTCGTCACCACCGACCCCGAACGGGACACCTCGGCAGAGCTCGCCAAGTGGCTTCCCTCCGCGGGCGATCCGTCCTTCGTCGGCCTCACCGGCGACTTCCCGACCATCCAGGCGGGCGCACGTCAGCTCGGCATCGGCATCGACCCCGCCACGAAGGACAAGAACGGCAAGGTCGTCTCCATGCACGGAGCGCAGGTCGTCGCCTTCTCCCCCAAGACCGACCAGGGCTATGTCCTGTACGGGGAGGACACCACGCCCGACGACTACGCCAAGGACCTGCCGAAGATCATCAAGGGGGAGAACCCGTGA
- a CDS encoding copper chaperone PCu(A)C has protein sequence MNRRTTATLASAIAMGLGLALAGCSSGSGPELKVSGAFMPQPVSDMAGGFLTVTNSGDTADKLTSVTSSLSDDVQIHETKNQKMQQVKSFDIPAGGELDLERGGNHIMFMGIKKQPKQGEKVDIELHFEKADPIKVQLPVEAQTHNPTKH, from the coding sequence GTGAACCGCCGCACGACCGCCACCCTGGCCTCCGCCATAGCCATGGGCCTGGGTCTGGCCCTCGCGGGCTGTTCCTCCGGTTCCGGACCCGAACTCAAGGTCAGCGGGGCGTTCATGCCGCAGCCCGTGAGCGACATGGCGGGCGGCTTCCTCACCGTCACGAACAGCGGCGACACGGCGGACAAGCTCACCTCCGTCACCAGCAGCCTCTCAGACGACGTCCAGATCCATGAGACGAAGAACCAGAAGATGCAGCAGGTGAAGTCCTTCGACATCCCCGCGGGCGGGGAGCTCGACCTCGAACGCGGCGGCAACCACATCATGTTCATGGGCATCAAGAAGCAGCCGAAGCAGGGCGAGAAGGTCGACATCGAGCTGCACTTCGAGAAGGCGGACCCGATCAAGGTCCAGCTGCCCGTCGAGGCGCAGACCCACAACCCGACGAAGCACTGA